AATTGAGCTCTCTATGCCTGTTTTCATGTAGCAGTGGTATAGGCATATCCTGATCCACTCAACCACCAAAGGACTTAGAGCAACAGTTCACCAGCATTCCATTGTCTACCCCCTCAGAGACAATGAAATACTTTGAAATAGGCAGGACTAAACATACAAGATGTGTTTTTTCTGGATGAGAAGACTTTGTATGGTCAATAAATCAGGCTGAGCAAATTCAGACCTACTCTCACAAGAGCAATGATAAACAAAGTGTTCATAATGACAAAACCAGGAGTTTTTGTACAAGATGCAGGGGCCATCCCATTCCAGCATCACTtctccctcagccctgcaggcctAGCAGGGGTTGAAGACTTCTGTGCACACAGGGAAGAAGTACTGTTGACAAGATGCTCCATCTACTTGCTGTCAAGGCAAAGATAGCAAGTCCACTACCCCATTCACTTCATAGTCTTCCTAAAGCAAACTCCCAGTaatgtacagatttttttcctttttttttctttttttttttaaaaatacttaagtGAATTAAGATGGTCACCTGTCCCAGAAACAGGCGAGTGAATCCTCTGGGACCCATGGGATCCAGCTCTGGGACTGGCCCACTAGTAAGTACCTGGGAAAATCAGCACTCTCTTTTGCTCCCACTCCCCTGTCCCATTTGTCAGAATCACTGCAGGTGGATCCAGGTCCCAACTGTGGCCAGCAAGAAGTCCATGGAGCCAGGCACACAAGGCACAGCTCTCTTCATACCCGGATCTGGTACCCGTTGAGGTCTGGCATGGCTTTGGAATCGGCAGGCTTCTTCTCACCAGATGGCCTGTGAGCAAAGAAGGTAACAGCTCTTCAGAAACTTTTTCAGTCAGGTGATGCTGCACATAGAGATGGCAGCACAGGAAAAGGTACACAGAGCTTCAGACTGATCCTGCACTACTGAGGACAGGACTATTCTGCAGCATCCAGTCATTCTCCCAATGATCTCAACAGAACAGAATGCAAGTTAGCAAGTAGGAGGTCCACTCTGGAACCCCAGGTTATTATCAGGAAAACAACCTTGCTGTCAGCAGAATAATTTTTGGAATCTCTTTGAGGCACAGGTCTGTGAGGCACCAGAGCTCAGACCCATGCATAAGGTTAAAAGTTGGCTACCAACATCACTGTCTGTTtgagctgcctcctcctcctccctgccaacacaagcaagcaaaaaaacccagctgtcCCCTCAACTCCCTAAGCAATGATAAACTCACAATGGTACTGACTAGGGAAGAATGCTACTGCAGGTCAGACAAATATCCACTGTTCTAAAGAAACCCTGTAGGACACCAGAAGGATCCAAACCCAAACAGCAAGGTGGAGTCTGAGTAAAACAGATGCTCTAGATAGGTTTCCTGCCCAACAGCCCCACTTACCGTCGGTCCCCACGGCTGTTTCGCCGATGGGGGCTGGCCTGACCTCTTTGTGGGGAGGAGAcatctttctttctgtccttgGTGGGAGATGGTGGTCCAGTTCCTTTCCCAATctgccagaaaaataaaattaagagcTACATGAGCAAAATACCAATGTGAGTAataacaaaacccacaaaaactaACAATGATTTattatatgggaaaaaaaaaaaaaagaaaaaaaggcaaggcAAGTGCATCAAAAAtgcaaaagccagaaaaaacaAGTTACAGTGACAGCTATGGCTCCAAGGACTGTATACAGTCCAACCTAATCACaactgcagcactgcacaaGCATCCATAAGGGGACCAGCCTGTATAAAGTGTGTGGTATTAAGTAGGAAAGAGGCCCCAGCCTTTAATTCACTTTGTGCTCCACACATCTAGGAGTAGAAAGTTTCCTGTCACTTCATTCCCCCAGTACACCAGCAGCCAGGCAAGGCAGTGGATGTAGCAGTGAGTTACTCCATCCTTGCTGCTTACCTTCAGCCTCATATCACGGGCATGTCTCTCAAGCTCTTTGCGAAAGTCTTCCCGTGTTAGCTTGTCTAGATCCAGGATGGAGCGCTTCCACTCAATCTGCTCCACGCTGTGTGGGTCATGGGACACACAGTGACCCAGCTTCACCTTTTTCAGAGTGTGCCAGCAGCGGCGATACGCCTCCTCGAAGTCAAAGATGAGTTCGCTCAGTGTGCGGAAGACAGGTGCTTTGTACATAAGTTCCTCACGTCGGCTGATGCCCAGTGCCCCATAGCGGCCGCCAAAGTTCACCCCCAGCACGATGTGTCGGAAGTAGTTCCCTGAGAAGTGGGTTTTGAAGCTGATGGGGAAACGGTCCAGTGTGGTCATGTTGTTGGTGAGGTAACTGACAACAGCCATTATTCAGGAAATAACTGCTGATAACAGTTTCCTGACGAGACAtgtcctgcctgctccagaCCCTCCCAGCCTACTTAGCAGATTCCCCATTGATTCAGACATCACATAGACAGGATTTGTTCTCCAGGTCAAGAGCCCAGCTCATTGTAGGCTGCCCTACTTTCATCTGGGTTATGGGGAAACAGACTTGGCCTCTTCAAGGAGACAGTCAACAAAGAGACGTTAATTTTGATGCAGTTCTCTGATGCAGAAGTTGCAATACTAGCACCTTAAGTGTACTGTATTCCATAGCTCACAAACTGTTAACACCGCAGCACTATTCCTCGGCTTGTTTTAATCTGTTTCACTAGCTACTGTTTCATACACTTTCAGGATAAAAACTCACCAACCTCCACTTCTGAACCACTCACTCACCATCTCTGCCCTTCCAGGTGCATGAAGAACCTACAGCCCAAGTACCACAAACTAAATCTGAAAGATAGCTAGGAAAGATGTGTACTTAAAGATAACACACATCTAGAACTAATAATGGTATTGCCTAAGCTAGTAAGTGACATACACCATAATTAGAAGTTTGGGAGGATCCGTAAGTTACTTGAATGCAGAACACATGCAGACAGTTAGGGAACAATGCTATCCACAAAGGATTTCCTGACCTAACTCTACCTAGTGTTTTTGCTCCTCTTTAGATGCTCTTTTGTCTTTTACAATCTTATGTGGGTGACCAAAGCAGCACCACTCTTCTTGGTGAAGGATGAGCAACTCCAAAGGACTAGTTCTGATACTTTAGAGAATTGCTTGGATTTGGATTTCATTGGTGGGGTTTTCTGGGAgaactggggaggaaaaaaagaggaatgtgGGGCTTGGTGAAAATATTATCACCACCCTCAAAGCATCACAAGCAAGAGAGCAGAGGCAAAAACACAAGGATGGGCAGACATGCACAAATCCAAGAGGAAAGGATACATTCCCAGGATCACAGCTTCCAGGCATTTTATTGGCAGGGCCTCTTTGGTCATTTCTTTGGCCAGGTCCATCAGCCTACAGAGTGGGACAAGGGAAAGATGAGGACAATTAGAGGGCTTGTGCTATGCACTGTGGCCAGTTCAGCCCTTTTGCACTATAATTGTAAGGTAGGTTTCCAGGAGAGAGGGTGGCTCACAGAGGATAGAGAACAGCACAAAGTATCTTCtctaagaaaatattaaatccaAACCAGAATTCTGCCACGTGCTTCCAAGGAATTCACTTCAGTGGGTGGCAGCAAAACTGCTTACTGGCCAACCTGGGTTCTCAGGGAGACCACAGCACCAATGCCTCCACAAGTAAAACCCTCAAAGGACCAAGAGCCAGCAATGTTTGACACACAAGGCTCAAGGATAATAAAGCCTTCTCTGGCATTAACCGTAGTCTCTTAACCGTAGGTTCAGTGAGTACCATGGAGGAGACATTGGACTGATTACAAAACAAGGCAATTAGACTCACATAAATCTGTGGACTAGACCAATAGTAAGAAGCCAGTCTTGGGAAATTCTCCATATGCTCTTTAAGAGAGTCAATGAACATCAGGTGCTTATTGCCAGGAACTTCTGGGGCACAGCAGTTCCCAACATCTGGAGTGAGGAGAATACCCTTTCTCATTCAAAGTATGAGTCACCAAAAGCTTAGTGAGCCTAGATGCTGCAAAAGCACTCACAGGAGCTGTGAAGTCAGACCTGTAAAGATACTTTGGCTTTCACAAAGCCTTTGTAGAGCAGGACCTAATTTCAGAATCCCTCCAAAGTTCATATAGTTACATTCCAATTAGAAGCAGGCAGAATATGCATATTTTTGCAATACATTGTCTTTGGTTTACTGGATTTACTGattcatgacaaaaaaaaaaaaaacaaaaccctactCTCTTTCTTGAGAAAGAccagacacagctctgcacagctaTGCCCCAAGCAACAGACAATGAAGTTACCCAAAGCAGGATGCAGCTGCAGTACTGAAAGCCCTGAGTGCCACTAGACCTTGGGCAGGGGATGGAGAAAAAGCAGTGTGTATAGCAGGGCTGCAACAACAAAGAAAGGATTAAATGCTGTAGAGGCTGCCAGCACTTACCCAGTCAGAGGTCTGCTCTTCTTAATCTCAAAGAATTGTGTCCCAGTGTGATTGTACCTGGAAGGAAGAAGTTAAGGGCTTGGCAGCTTGGAATGTAGAATGTGAAGAAAACTTGTCTCAAAGACGTTCATGTTATTTACTATTCTCACAGCAAAGTCATGATCCCACAAATGTAGCAGCAACACAAGAAAATCCCTATCTCCCTTTCCTGCATTTCTCCCACTTACACATCCTCCTTATTTCCACTGTATTTCCTTGTCAATTCTTCTCTTCCTTATACCCACACACAGGTTTCCACTCCAATTCCCAAAGGTTTATGCTGATAGCACATGCTCTGCTCAGCTTTCCAGTTACCAGGGTAGAATAGTTTGATAAATCTCTTCCTGCTCCAATCTGCACATAATACATGGAGCAATGAAACATTCATGGTACCTTATTCTAAGATTTACTGGGATCCAATCCAGAGCACAACCACCCTGGATGGGTGAAAGATGCCAAAAGGTCAGCCTTCTTACCTTGAATTAGGGCTGAAGGCAGAGCTAGATCTGTATCTCATCAGTGAGATTAGACCGTGTTTGCATGGCATATACTTGCTCTCCAGCACAACAGGAATGGAGAAATCTCATTCCCAGAACACAGccacacaggcagctctgcataTAAAGGGGTAGCATACCACAGATACACAAAAGCAGGGTGGCTGAGTGTTGTTTAGACAGAGAAGAGGGATTGAGTAGGATGACCTGAGAAGGTTTGCCCATCACCATAACTCTCCCACACCTTAACAATGAGGTGATGCAGTTTGTAGTACATCTGACACTTGGCTGTCAGGATCTCAGGTATGtgtgtttttaatgaaataccACTGTAAAGCCACTGACCTAGAAGAGTGGGTAGTGGGGAAAGGCCTTTGACAACATGCTCATTTGTTACATGCAGTTAACAGAACCAGGAGGTAACTtgggcaaaaaaagaaaagaaacagagcagtaaaacaaaacattatCCCAAGTCCAGCTTCCTGTTTTCAAGGAACAACTTTCAGTTCTCCTCCAGCTACAACAGGAGAAGCTTTTCTGTTTGTCACAGGGAAAGAAAGTCCTCTTGCTCTTTCTTCCTGTGTTATCACACCAGTGAGTAAGGTAACAGCAAAGGATACTGAAGCTCCCTGATGTAGCGCTGTACAGCTTCCAGGCGCTCAGGGATGGGGGTGGATGGCTGGAACACAGGCACACTTGGTATGGGAATCTGAAATGAGGAGCAGAACATAAATTACTACTTCCAAACCTCTCCAGCGTCTTGCTGAACTCAGTGGCACATAGCTATAGGGAGCATGTTCCTCTGAAACCAGACCCTTTTTGCAGCCCAAAGTGACCACACCAGAAACATTCCTCTATTTCCACAATGGAAATTGGGAAGGGATTCCGAATAAGGCATCACCACAGAGCTGCAAGAGAAACTATGTGAAAAGGTCCTGCATTTATACAATGTTACATTGGACAAAATAGATAGAATTAACTGACAAGGCAAGATACAAGACAGGAAAGCGATCATCTGAGGGAGTGTGACCTCATT
The window above is part of the Vidua macroura isolate BioBank_ID:100142 chromosome 6, ASM2450914v1, whole genome shotgun sequence genome. Proteins encoded here:
- the VASH1 gene encoding tubulinyl-Tyr carboxypeptidase 1 — translated: MPIPGGDGAAAARQPPSGEAAAPRDEEQQEEEGEEDLRDGGVPFFVNRGGLPVDEPTWERMWRHVGRIHPEGDRVAQRIRGAADLPKIPIPSVPVFQPSTPIPERLEAVQRYIRELQYNHTGTQFFEIKKSRPLTGLMDLAKEMTKEALPIKCLEAVILGIYLTNNMTTLDRFPISFKTHFSGNYFRHIVLGVNFGGRYGALGISRREELMYKAPVFRTLSELIFDFEEAYRRCWHTLKKVKLGHCVSHDPHSVEQIEWKRSILDLDKLTREDFRKELERHARDMRLKIGKGTGPPSPTKDRKKDVSSPQRGQASPHRRNSRGDRRPSGEKKPADSKAMPDLNGYQIRV